From a single Myotis daubentonii chromosome 5, mMyoDau2.1, whole genome shotgun sequence genomic region:
- the LEAP2 gene encoding liver-expressed antimicrobial peptide 2 — protein sequence MWHLKLFAVLMICLLLLGQIDGSPISELRSAKRRLRRMTPFWRGVSLRPIGASCRDDSECITRLCRKRRCSLSVAQE from the exons ATGTGGCACCTTAAACTCTTTGCAGTGCTCATGATCTGCCTGTTACTGTTGGGCCAG ATAGATGGCTCCCCAATATCGGAACTGAGGTCAGCGAAGAGAAGGCTGCGGAGAATGACCCCATTTTGGAGAGGGGTTTCCCTCAGGCCCATTGGAGCCTCCTGCCGGGATGATTCCGAGTGCATCACCAGGCTATGCAG AAAGAGACGCTGTTCCCTAAGTGTGGCCCAGGAATGA